One Solanum pennellii chromosome 9, SPENNV200 DNA segment encodes these proteins:
- the LOC107029216 gene encoding probable xyloglucan endotransglucosylase/hydrolase protein 32 produces MSTIFFLPIFLCFIFLHSTNANYWPISPGYYPSTKFKSMSFYQGFKNLWGPNHQSVDNNGINIWLDRNSGSGFKSVKPFRSGYFGASIKLQPGYTAGVITAFYLSNNEAHPGFHDEVDIEFLGTTFGKPYTLQTNVYIRGSGDGKIIGREMKFHLWFDPTKKFHHYAILWSPKEIIFLVDDVPIRRYVRRSDATFPLRPMWLYGSIWDASSWATENGKYKADYNYQPFYGKFTNFKASGCTAYSSRWCRPVSASPYRSGGLSRQQRQAMNWVRSHYMVYDYCRDFKRDHSLTPECWRK; encoded by the exons atgtcaacaatttttttccttcctatttttctttgttttatttttctccatTCAACTAATGCTAATTATTGGCCAATTTCACCTGGATATTATCCAAGTACAAAATTTAAATCCATGAGTTTTTATCAAGGATTTAAAAATCTTTGGGGTCCTAATCACCAAAGTGTAGATAACAATGGCATTAATATTTGGCTTGATAGAAATTCAg GAAGTGGATTCAAGTCGGTTAAACCGTTTCGATCCGGGTATTTTGGGGCTTCTATTAAACTCCAACCCGGTTATACGGCCGGAGTCATCACCGCTTTCTAC ctTTCAAATAATGAAGCACATCCAGGGTTCCATGATGAAGTAGACATAGAATTTCTTGGAACAACATTTGGAAAACCATATACATTACAAACAAATGTATATATTAGAGGAAGTGGTGATGGAAAAATTATTGGAAGAGAAATGAAATTTCATTTGTGGTTTGAtcccacaaaaaaatttcatcactATGCTATTTTGTGGAGTCCCAAAGAAATCAT ATTTTTGGTGGATGATGTACCAATAAGGAGGTATGTAAGGAGGAGTGATGCAACATTTCCATTAAGGCCAATGTGGTTATATGGATCCATATGGGATGCATCTTCATGGGCTACTGAGAATGGAAAATACAAAGCTGATTATAACTACCAACCATTCTATGGAAAATTCACGAATTTCAAGGCAAGTGGTTGCACCGCCTACTCGTCTCGATGGTGTCGACCTGTGTCTGCCTCACCCTATAGATCCGGTGGCCTTAGCAGGCAACAACGTCAGGCCATGAATTGGGTTCGAAGTCACTATATGGTGTACGATTATTGCAGGGACTTTAAAAGAGATCATTCCCTTACACCAGAATGTTGGCGAAAGtga
- the LOC107029570 gene encoding E3 ubiquitin-protein ligase RFWD3: MAGGSVVTDPDYERFLRRIGAGGADVSELVAGDIILLEREEEEETEEDEEDEEEEEEEEEEEEEEEESSNGRRTLRRVLYGDRGAARISSPERVINVDNLDNSAVESGDDTSRSKEEETASQNADKEEGGVGEEWNRSEIDGLFCSICMEAWTNDGDHQICCLPCGHIYGLLCIKKWLKQKGRLGKCPQCNKKCTVKGIRVLYASRLHAVDEELQKKIRSLEASCFSLEKECTDWCKKEIEWRRREAELHKQVEHLKERTTEGSPTKMQSRSSVRGFGCNINGKSEKREYANSFLLQKEILIDGARLFDVDINGESLMIARRLSGMGGQHMLTKISLLPPHEREDIPLPVSMKSIKDLHVSPHDRVILLASLGKKLSVLSSENNHTVLTYDLPTVPWSCAWDANNSQYMYAGLQNGMVLQFDRRQTTRPVESMTGLTGNPVHTVHSLTFPTLGDGIRSVLSASSVGLCHWNFGSSDVRPCLVPESENQGICISLACGDRTDDIVASFRPKLEISGDMAASQVLPTPVSTMEQAVYGSHVLYRRVGSRYQKLGASCAKVSGIRLPKTAIIDRGKKNPMFASGDDATMELVLHELPSLNVAQRIKSLNGPVRDVRYAHLQNSVLLGCLSEDKLQLCSHKLQ, encoded by the exons ATGGCCGGCGGCAGTGTAGTTACAGATCCCGATTACGAGAGGTTTCTCCGTCGAATTGGCGCCGGCGGCGCCGACGTGAGTGAACTCGTCGCCGGTGACATTATTTTGTTAGaaagagaggaagaagaagagacgGAGGAAGacgaagaagatgaagaagaagaagaggaggaagaggaggaggaggaggaagaagaagagtcGAGTAATGGAAGGAGGACGTTGCGTAGGGTTTTGTATGGAGATCGTGGTGCTGCGAGAATTTCATCTCCAGAGCGGGTGATTAATGTTGATAATTTGGATAATTCTGCTGTGGAAAGTGGAGATGATACGAGTAGGAGCAAAGAAGAGGAAACGGCGTCGCAAAATGCTGATAAGGAAGAAGGCGGTGTAGGAGAGGAGTGGAATCGAAGTGAAATTGATGGATTGTTTTGTTCTATATGCATGGAAGCTTGGACAAATGACGGTGACCACCAAATTTG CTGTCTTCCTTGTGGGCATATATATGGTTTGTTGTGTATCAAAAAGTGGTTGAAACAAAAAGGAAGGTTAGGAAAG TGCCCCCAGTGTAATAAGAAATGCACAGTGAAGGGTATTCGAGTACTTTATGCTTCTCGACTTCATGCTGTTGACGAagaacttcaaaag AAAATTAGGTCTCTTGAAGCCAGTTGTTTTTCTCTTGAAAAAGAG TGCACTGATTGGTGTAAGAAAGAAATTGAGTGGAGGAGGAGAGAAGCCGAGTTACACAAGCAAGTGGAGCACCTCAAAGAG AGAACAACTGAGGGTTCGCCAACTAAAATGCAAAGCAGGTCATCTGTACGCGGCTTTG GATGCAATATCAACGGCAAATCTGAAAAACGTGAATATGCAAATAGTTTTCTTTTGCAG AAAGAGATTCTGATTGATGGTGCTCGCCTATTTGATGTGGACATCAATGGTGAGAGTTTGATGATTGCCAGAAGGCTCTCTGGAATGGGAGGACAGCATATGCTTACCAAA ATCAGTCTGTTGCCTCCGCATGAAAGAGAAGACATTCCGCTTCCTGTGAGCATGAAATCTATCAAGGACTTGCATGTTTCTCCTCATGATAGAGTCATACTCTTGGCTTCTTTAGGGAAGAAGTTGTCAGTTCTTAG TTCTGAAAATAACCATACTGTTCTGACATACGACTTACCG ACTGTTCCTTGGTCATGTGCGTGGGATGCCAACAATTCGCAGTACATGTATGCCGGTTTACAG AATGGCATGGTTTTGCAATTTGATCGGCGTCAAACTACAAGGCCAGTGGAATCTATGACGGGGTTGACAGGAAATCCTGTTCATACTGTGCATTCCCTTACATTTCCTACACTTGGTGATGGCATTAGAAGTGTTCTTTCTGCATCTTCAGTAGGCTTGTGCCACTGGAACTTTGGTAGTAGTGACGTAAG GCCGTGCTTGGTCCCTGAGTCAGAGAATCAAGGAATTTGTATATCTCTCGCTTGTGGAGATAGAACTGATGACATAGTTGCCTCTTTCCGTCCTAAACTGGAGATCTCTGGTGATATGGCTGCTTCTCAAGTATTGCCCACTCCAGTTTCTACAATGGAGCAAGCAGTATACGGTTCTCACGTTCTTTACAGGAGAGTTGGCAGCAGATACCAGAAGTTAGGAGCTTCTTGTGCCAAAGTTAGTGGCATCCGACTTCCGAAAACTGCTATAATTGATAGAGGGAAGAAGAACCCCATGTTTGCTTCTGGTGATGACGCAACAATGGAACTGGTCTTACATGAATTGCCATCTTTAAATGTGGCTCAGCGTATTAAATCTCTGAACGGCCCAGTTCGCGATGTTAGGTATGCACACCTCCAAAATTCGGTATTGCTGGGTTGTTTGAGTGAAGATAAACTGCAGCTTTGCTCACATAAACTCCAATGA